In Eubalaena glacialis isolate mEubGla1 chromosome 3, mEubGla1.1.hap2.+ XY, whole genome shotgun sequence, the following are encoded in one genomic region:
- the LOC133086669 gene encoding torsin-1A-interacting protein 2, producing MFSDNSHCPDCGQQWFPSLELGHWLYQTELVENECYQVFLDRINRADYCPECYPDNPANRSLVLPWSFPLEWAPQNLTRWTFEKACHPFLLGPPLVRKRIHDSRVAGFNPALQLILTRTDKTLNKKLGQSK from the coding sequence ATGTTCTCAGATAATTCACATTGCCCTGACTGTGGACAGCAGTGGTTCCCTAGTTTAGAACTAGGCCATTGGTTGTACCAAACTGAACTGGTTGAGAATGAATGTTACCAAGTATTCTTAGACCGTATTAACAGAGCTGATTATTGCCCTGAGTGTTATCCTGATAATCCTGCTAATAGAAGCCTTGTTCTTCCTTGGTCTTTCCCACTTGAGTGGGCTCCCCAAAATCTTACCAGGTGGACCTTTGAAAAAGCTTGCCACCCATTTCTTCTGGGTCCTCCACTGGTTAGAAAAAGGATACATGACTCTAGAGTTGCTGGTTTTAACCCTGCATTACAGTTAATCCTGACCAGAACAGACAAAACCTTGAACAAAAAACTTGGCCAAAGCAAATAA